In Amphiprion ocellaris isolate individual 3 ecotype Okinawa chromosome 5, ASM2253959v1, whole genome shotgun sequence, the genomic stretch TGCTGTCTGGAAAAAGAAATACTGCAATCTTTAAAAGCACCCCGATGTTGATCATGTTAAACCAAAGTTTGCAAGACTTAACTGAAAAATGGTCCGTGTGGTGCAAACCCAAGGTAACACCAGGCACAAGGCAGGCAGGACCACACTATTCCCTCCACCTCATAGATTGGGTTCCCAAATCAGCTACCTCAAAGCACTTTCTGCAGACACTGTGGATAAAGTTTGGCCACCACACATTCAAAATGGCGACCCAAATCCCAGAGGCGATCAGGTGTCTCATAGACTTTGGTCCATACGTCTGCCTCATCGTCATACTGGTAAAGGGAGTTCTTGCGGCTGGTGCGAAACACGTGCTCCTCCACCATGACCTGTGTGGCTCGTACGAACAGGTGTAGCTTGCCTTGCAGTAGCATGGCCTTGATATATGGGCTTGTGGCTTGGTCAAAGGGCAGATCTCTCTTGCGGCTCCATGTGTTCTTCTCAATGTCATAGACCTCCACAGTGAAGGTGCGCTGGTGATTCCTGCAGATGCCGGCAATGTAGTAGATGCAGTTTTTGTACAAGGCAGCCAGACCCTGACTCCGAGGGACACTCATTGGGGCCAGATGACTCCAGTAGTCCTTACGGGGATCAAAGCAGAAGAAATATTCACCTGTGGAAACAAGTGTTGTTTAGAACTGTGCTGAGCTGCTTTAACATAGTTCATCAAAGATGTTAAAGTCCCATTatagacacattttaaaataattttgaattaATGTGAAATATAATTGCATAATCTCACCTTGGAGGATATAGATGCGATCTTTATACTCCACAGCACTGTGAAACTCCATGGCCACTGGCATAGGACTGACTGCTGTCCAACAGTTGTCCCTGGCATCATAGCACTCGActgattttaatgcatttcGCCCATCACCTTCATAAACGCGACCTCCCAGTGCATAAAGCTTCCCACAGCAGTGCACGAGCCTGCATCCTATCCTTGCTCTAAGCAGAGGTGCACGTGGAAGCCATCGGTTGCCTGCATGTTCGTACTGCCAGAAGTCACTCTCTGCTCGATGGTCTATGGACACCTCACTGTTGCTCGGTCGGTACCCACCAGCGATGTAGATGTCGTTCTCCGAGGAAACCAAGATACCGACCTCCCGGAGATCATTAGGTGGTTTGCAGAGCTTGAACACCCGTCCTGTGGCTGTGTCAAGGCAAGGCACTGTCTGCTTCTTACCTGAGTGTTTATGAGCAGCATCAAAGCAGATGACCATCTCCGAAGCAGTCATACCGAGCCGCTGTGGGCAGCCATTAGTGCCGGTGAGGCGAGCCTTGGCCTCAGCAGGGTCTTCTGAGAGGGACAGGGCACAAGCAAAAGGGGCAGGTATTCGACTGAGAAAGGCCTCATCCAGCAAAGGCAGACGGATGCATTGGGAAAAAACCTCAGCTAGGTGGGCTTCACGGCCAGGCAGATCATGCTCCAGCCAACGGACAATGCTCTCATAGACATGCTCTTCCTTCTCCACATTGAGGTCATCATTGTTCAATATGCTGACCAACTGCTCCTCGGTCATCTGGAGGAACTCTTGCTCCCGTGATACACacaagaactaaaaaaaaaaaaaaaaaaaaaaaaaaaaaagcagtaaaatgattcagtttTTAACAGCCAAACATGCTGGTCTCAAAGTATGCACAATTATAAGACCAGGCTAAAACACTGGTCAAATAAAGCAGCAGCCACAATCATTAAATCATAATTAaattaactgtttaaaaaaaacaatccagtgCTCATGTTCGACTGACCTTCTTGCGGATGTAATCTTGTGAGCGTTCCCTCAGTTCCTGATGCCC encodes the following:
- the kbtbd8 gene encoding kelch repeat and BTB domain-containing protein 8 encodes the protein MAASGEVGKLLQVQNGTPPTTNYNGVDAVHACNILQQLKALYDEAQLTDIVVEVDHGKTFSCHRNVLAAISPYFRSMFTSGLTESSQREVRIVGVESESMHLVLDYAYTSRVTLSESNVQALFTAASIFQIPALQDQCAQFMISRLDPQNCIGVYMFADAYGHQELRERSQDYIRKKFLCVSREQEFLQMTEEQLVSILNNDDLNVEKEEHVYESIVRWLEHDLPGREAHLAEVFSQCIRLPLLDEAFLSRIPAPFACALSLSEDPAEAKARLTGTNGCPQRLGMTASEMVICFDAAHKHSGKKQTVPCLDTATGRVFKLCKPPNDLREVGILVSSENDIYIAGGYRPSNSEVSIDHRAESDFWQYEHAGNRWLPRAPLLRARIGCRLVHCCGKLYALGGRVYEGDGRNALKSVECYDARDNCWTAVSPMPVAMEFHSAVEYKDRIYILQGEYFFCFDPRKDYWSHLAPMSVPRSQGLAALYKNCIYYIAGICRNHQRTFTVEVYDIEKNTWSRKRDLPFDQATSPYIKAMLLQGKLHLFVRATQVMVEEHVFRTSRKNSLYQYDDEADVWTKVYETPDRLWDLGRHFECVVAKLYPQCLQKVL